In Mangifera indica cultivar Alphonso unplaced genomic scaffold, CATAS_Mindica_2.1 Un_0090, whole genome shotgun sequence, the genomic stretch TTAGGTCTTATTTGAAGATCTTATTGGGCACAAAATGCATACTGTCATCCAAACACCTTACACTAAGACTCTGTTTATAATTACTATGATGATTTTTACATACATCCATCAGGTTGACTAGAATGTAGGATTTTCAACAAATTTGCTTTTATGCTAAACTggaatgaaatatttaaaagtatactTGGGCTTGTTCTTACTATCTCTTCTCTTTTTTGGTTTCTTATGCAGAAGTGTAGCAGTAATAAAATCCAACAAGGACACAAGATATGGATTGGATTCTATAGTTACACATGATGGAGTGAAATTGCCATGTTCTGCACTGGCAAATTTGTCATcgttcaaacaaaaatttggttCTGATGCTTATGATAAGGTAATCCTgtgcaaaaataaaatgatctCTGTTATGAAAAAGGATGCtgtcttttaaatatttaattatcagTATGATCGCTATGATTATAAGTAGTTTGCATTTTGTAAATGTGTTTTTCTTGGTACTGGTTAATGAAGACTGTAAAATGAAAGACAAATCCTGTTAGCAAGAATGCTGCTTGCACCTTCATAAATCTTGATTTTGAGTGTGTACCTGTTGTGACTTTAGCTGCATTTTAAGCCATCTTTCTGTGTAATTTACGCTCATGTCCAGTCCATGTTGACAGCTAGATGTGATTGGCATTGACGAGGCTCAATTCTTTGAGGACCTTTATGATTTCTGTCGTGAAGCTGCTGATCATGATGGAAAAATTGTGGTAGTTGCTGGACTGGATGGTGACTATTTGAGGTGTGATAATGTCCCGATTCTCATTCCTTGCACACATATTTAGAGAAATTTGTTTGCCTCaacattttttgtattatattagtTGTTTTTGATGGCAAGAAATATCTTGGCAGGAGGAGCTTTGGTTCTGTGCTTGATATAATTCCCCTGGCTGATTCTGTTACTAAATTAACTGCTCGATGCGCATTCTGTGGGAAACGTGCTTTCTTTACTTTAAGGAAGACGGAAGAGACACAGACAGAACTGATTGGAGGATCTGATATCTACATGCCTGTTTGCCGCCAACACTATGTTGGTGGACAAGTAGTTGTAGAAGCTGCTAGAATTGTTCTAGAGTCACAGAAGTCTAAATGTGAATCATTATGTGTAGAGTAGTTCAGCCCTTCAATGCTATTAGGAAATCTAGATCTTCCTTGAGCATTCAGCTGGATTTGTTAAAGACTGCTTTGTAGTTGCACATAGGATCTTGATCACTTGTGGCCCTGATTGTAATATAGACAATGCTGGGCTATTTGTGCCATCAAGATGTATGTTGGAAGGGAAAAAATGGAGTTGGAAATTGATGAATATGTGGATACTATTTGATTGTATTAAGACTGATGATTTTTAATCATATCTTGACATGATTGTGGCCTGAATATCCAATTGTAAGAGTCTTGGATGCTTGTTTCAGCAGCTTtatcaaaaatatgaaatgtttAGGCAAACACTCTTAATCCCACTTGCCATAACACAAATTACCTTTGAGGATCAAAAGCAGCAAAAATTTGGAATCAATTTGCATCTCTATGCATCATTTATACAGTTATATGGGTGTAGTCCTGTATTTCAAAGCAGTGACTGTGAATCTGACAATGAATGTGTTTTATAACATGTTGAAACGGTGTTCCACAATTTTGGAATGGCGATGAAGGCTCTCTGTTAGGAGACGTTAGTATACTGGGGAGTGCATTATTGCAGTATCTACTAGGACAAGCTAGATCTCAATCTCTTCTTATTGGGGTGGATTGAGTctaagttgaagaagaagaattattgGAAGAGAGAGAATAAGAatcatcagaaaataaaaaaaagcccCAACAATGCAAGCTCCAATTCGAGCATAGTGAAATAACAATATAAGCACCAACAATTTGGATTGAATCCACCCACACTACTGATATCAGTCCCATGTTTCTGGATAAAGTAAACACCTCATTTTTCAGAAGAAACAATTGGCTGTAGAAGTTGGACAGTGATAAACAGGTAGAAGTTTTGTCAATCACAGCGTATTgaacaaaagcaaaaagaacTGAACAAACAAGGGAAAAGAATTTTGCTTTCGTTGAGAGTCGAACTCAAGACCTCCCGCTTACTAAACGGGTGCTCTAACCATCTGAGCTACGAAAGCTTCTTGTTCTTCAGCGAATAATTTATTCCATGttaaagaataaatataattattattatccacCACAGAACGCTATTCCGTATGAAATACAATTTGTTTtgagcataatttttttaaaatatttaattagggaGTAAATGTAATTATCAGAGCTGGAAGGAGGGAGTAAATAATAGGATATGAGAGAGAAAGTCGTAGCGTATCTTAAGAGGTGCTTGTGTGTGTCAAAGATGGAAACAGAAGTCTTTAAAGTTGTCATAAGAGATTGACACAACAAGATAGTCGTGAGAATCCTTTTAATTAAGAGTTGTGTTGCAAGCTAAATTTTCAGATGTGGGAAG encodes the following:
- the LOC123207635 gene encoding thymidine kinase a-like (The sequence of the model RefSeq protein was modified relative to this genomic sequence to represent the inferred CDS: added 326 bases not found in genome assembly), whose product is MLTISSMKSLIAPPFAHTPLSLYLTKASPFATNSNFCNPTTLQTLRFIHSISKPIMASPKLIVRNRSLLTKTSNSSSSSGEIHVIVGPMFAGKTTTLLRRIQAETEKGRSVAVIKSNKDTRYGLDSIVTHDGVKLPCSALANLSSFKQKFGSDAYDKLDVIGIDEAQFFEDLYDFCREAADHDGKIVVVAGLDGDYLRRSFGSVLDIIPLADSVTKLTARCAFCGKRAFFTLRKTEETQTELIGGSDIYMPVCRQHYVGGQVVVEAARIVLESQKSKCESLCVE